The Cervus canadensis isolate Bull #8, Minnesota chromosome 24, ASM1932006v1, whole genome shotgun sequence nucleotide sequence CATTTCACTGGGTTGTTCTCTGACTTCCAGCAGAATTGAGAAGCTTTCTCAGAGCCCTGGAGACCTTGCTGGCACAATGTTGGCAGCAGTTGATTGTTCTCATCTGCTGGATCCGCCTGCTGGATTGCTGAGGATCACCGGAGACCCTCTTGCTAGGGCGCTGGAAGGttaagggagagaaggaaaagatggagCCGACATCAGGCAGGAAAGAGTGATAACAGTCACACTGAGGCTCAAAAGAGCAGCTGGGGTGGAGGTGAGAGGAAAACAGGTTTTCTGGAAAAAGTCTGGGGTGGTGGCAGTGTCATTACTAACGCAGCCTAAAAAGGACAGTCCCTGGGCAGAAAGGTTCAAAGTGTCACCCACAGCAGAGCCCTGCTGTGAAAATCTACAGACCTGTCTTCTCAGactgtgaccttggccaaattTCCTAATGTCTCTGAGTCTAACTTTCTTCCAaggcatgctcagttgctcagtcatgtctgactctttgcagtcctgtggactgtagcccagcaggctcctctgtctatggatttttccaggcaagaatactggagccggttgccatttcctcctagaggaaatattcctgactcagggatcgaagctCTCTCgcctgcatctctttcatctcctgcattggcaggtgggttctttaccactaaaccacttgggaagccctaattttcttctaaaatttgaaaataatttccaagGTCCCTTCAAGTCCTAACCATCTGTGATGGTAGGATGCTGACTTAGACCAGGGCATCTGAAAGTAAGATCGCAAAGACCCACTGAAGAATGAAAACCCCCCAGACGCTGCCTCAGACCTTATAAATGAGAAGCTCTGGGTCTGTGGCACCTTGATCTACATTTTTCCCAAACATTTCAGTTAATTATTGTGTGCAATCAATGTTAAGAATAGCTGTAACCAGTCCACCACAAAAGCAAAGATTTCCAAGAAGGGTCTGAACGTCAGACTCAGCACCATACAGAACAAATGGAGTTGACCTCTAAGAAAAAACTTTGGAAGATAAAGAGCTGCCCCCTTTGCAGGACCTGTTAGCCTCCAGCGAAACTGAGCATCATCCAACATGTGCCCGGGAGTGAGAACAGGAGATTGTGTTCGTTCTGAAAGAGCAACCATGGTCTCAGGCTCTTCCTGCCCACAAACTCCTGGGGAGGGGTCAGCAAAACACTTTTTATTCACACCACATTAAGGTACAAACTTTCCTGCTGATAGGGTTGTCAGATCAAACACAGGGCATCCTGTTTTTGggttttgaggttttttgttgtttttttttttttttcttttggctgaatCTGGCAAACCTACTTACAAACTCCTACCCCGGGCTGTAGACAAGGACAcacaagaaaggaaggaaagatcatttcctccctctccaccattAGGTTGTGTCATCCTTCTGGTCTGAACAAAGAAAGCTGGCCTGTGCTGAGGAAAACAAATGTGTAAAATAGAACAAGGCCTCCAGAGCACCTGAGTCATGGCCCTAACCAGGGGCAAAAGGGAAGGCAAACAACAGGAACAGCTTTCCTGAGAAAACCAAGTTCTCCTTACCTTTGAGACCTCCCCCAGACAATAACTTAAATGTGTAAATTCTCCACCTTCCTAATTGGCTTTTATCCAATTAACAGCACAGTGACATCAACAATTTGcaagttagttgttcagtcactaagttgtatcacactttttgaccccatggactgtagcgcggcaggctcctctgtcctccactgtctcccggagtttgctcacgtGCATGTTCATCAAGCCGGTGACActatgcaaccatctcattgcctgtcactcccttctccttttgccttcaatcgttcccagattcagggtcttttccagagtcagctcttctcatcaagtggtgaaagtattggagtttcagcttcaacatcagtccttccagtgaatattcaggattcatttcctgtaggattgactggtttgatctcctggctgtccaagggactctcaagagtcttatccagcaccatggttcaaaagcatcagttcttcagtgttcagcctttatggtccaactctcacatccatacatgactgctggaaaaaccatagctttgactagatggacctttgtcagcaaagtgatgtccctggtttttaatatgcctcctaggtttgtcatagctttccttccaaggagcaagtatcttttaatttcatggcttcagttactgtctgcagtgattttggatcctaagaaaataaaatctgtcacagcttccactttttcctcctctgtttgccaccaagtgatgggaccagatgccctgattttcttgttttgaatgttgagtttaagcaactttttcactctccccttttaccctcatcaggaagcttttagttcctcttcaatttctgtcattagcatggtatcatctgcatatctgaggctgttgatatttctcccagcaatcttgattccggcttgttcttcatccagcccagcattttacatgatgtactctgcaagttTGCAAGTTTGGATCCCAAGTAAATTAAGTGTGTATTAACTGTGGATATAGAAAAGGGTTCAGACTCTGTATAAAAATACAGTCAATTTTAGCAGCGACCCACAGTTCAAAAAATAGAGACTAGAATTGAGAATTCATCTTCTTCCATCCCCCCACACACTCCAAAAAACATTGGACGATTAGATTGAGATAAAAGTAGAATGTGTGgggcagaggagccagcaggAGCTCACATTCCAGAGCCTTAAAGATTTAAACTGAGAAATATTATTAGATTGACCTACACATAATTCTGTTGGTCAAAGAGGAAACAGATTATGCTGAAGCCACCTTCAGAAGCACGACCAGGTTCCACATAGAAGACATGTCCCTCCCATCACCCCAGATGTCCTCAACTCACCAGTACATTTATTTGAGCATCTACCTTATGCTTAAGGCTGTGATGATGCCTATTTTGGAGAAGTTCCCACCCAGGCTAGGGAGGAAAGACATTCACATTTGAAATGATTAGAGATGAAACTGAGGGTAGCTAcgaaacagaaggggaaaaaaatccacgtATGTTTGAAGCGTCAGCACATCTGATGGAGGGAGCGGAATCTGAGATGAATCTTTATAGACGCAAAAATGAGGGATAAAGATATTTAGGGGTGAGCAATAGGGAAATGGGACATGGCAGAAATGAGAGTACCATGTTGGAAGAAGGGAGATGAGCAGAGGTGTGTGCTAGGAACTGGTAAGGGTTGGGGTTGACCCAGGCAACCCCTGGTAGCTGTATCCTGCTCCCCGCATCTCCAGATTCCTACCTGAGACTAGTGGTTCCAGGAGGAGGGGCACCATGCCCAGGCTCTCCCTCCATGGTGGACCAAGTCTCATTGGGATGAGTGGagtctttgggcttccccaggACCTTGATCCTTTTCTTGCCCATTTCTTCTGTCATAGGAGAAACTTATTTGAGTTAAAGagtattttttctcttcaaaattgAGACTGAGTGAAGAAAGCAATGCTTAACTCAATAGTAGAATTTCAGATAATAGTAGAGGAGATATTAGGCTTGGGTAAAGAAGATATTAGGCTTATGTCTGAAAAACGCCTGAGACATCCCTGAAGACCTCTGTCATTTAGATCTGTCAACTATGGAGAAAACTGATCTCTCTAAAGACTTAGAGGAGCAAAAATGGTAATAAGCTATTCACTGGCGCTCCTAAACTGTGTGTTTCTTCATGGCTTCCAACCGAAgaccaagaaataaaaaagaacaagtcTTCTACAAAGTAGGAGCTTGCTCCATGCGTGCTGTACTCAGTCAATTCAGACATAGGCAACTCTGCGAGCCTCTGCGCTCTAACTGCCatgttcctcagtccatggaggcctccagccaagagtactggagtgggttgccatgcccttctccaggggatcttcctggccccagggatagaacccatatttcctgcattaccagtggattctctaccaactgagccgccagggaagccctaggagcTTACTGTAGGTAAGTGCTATTACCATATTTGGAAGAcctattcctttttatttaacgAATCTTTCTGAAATGCTCACTAtgtgctttttcatttatttgttagcACTTGCTTGGAAAAAAAGAGCACAGAGTgagcaagaggagcctggtggggtacagttcatgggatcgcagagtcggacatgactgagcacataaatAGTGAGCAAGAGAGAGAGCTGCCTAAACAGCAATCCTCAAAACGTGATGGATCTAAGAAGCACTGGGGAGTTTGTTGGGAGAGCAAACTCCTGGGCCCACAGCACTCTGATTCAGTGCATCTAAGGTTAAGCACTTGAATCAGCATTTTTTATAAGTGACCTGGTTGATTCAATTATAGGTGGTCCCTGGCCACTTTGAGAATCATTGCAGAAAGCAACAACAGGATGTGGAGGTCAAGAATGAGAAAGCTTAAGTGGAAACCAAGCAGGCTGAGTCGACATACTGGTTAACCAAGAATCACAGAGGGGCTGTGTTCCTCACGTGTGTGAAGGAGTCCATCTGGAAGCCACAAGGGAAAGATCGTTTACCACAGAAGCAGAGCAAAATGGCTGCGGGGTTGACAACAATGGAGTTGCCATGGCAACTGTAATCCGTGTTTCAGTGGAGTTGAGAAAGGTCTGGGTGAGAAAGAGGAGGTGAGGAACCTGTGCTAAAGAGAACGCTGTGTGATTTATCAAGGGCTGCTGGAGCTGTGAGAGCTGCTTTATATCCCAAACAGtgaggaagaaatcaaaaagacaaAGGATGAATTCCTTTCAAGAGAGGCTTGCAGGTAAAGTGTTGGTGGACAGCTGATTCGTGAAGCACAATTTgccctttgggtttttttttaatttgttcccAGTCTTCCTAATATTAGAGAGTCAACCAAGTGCTGACaatcaatcaaaaataaacacaatactCACATCTAAGAAAGGTTAAAAACAACTCTGGAAAATGACCACtgcagatttttatttaattaaaaataatatacatgttgttgCATTTTCATGGAAAATATCAAGTTAAAAAACACCAACAGTGTTAGTTTTCAGAGACCTTTGCACCCTGTTTTGCTATTTGCTGCTTTTTCCTGTCTGTGGCATTAACCATGTGTAAAGAACTGGGGCCCAGTGGAATTGGAGCTTCCTTGAGGTTCATACCCACAAGACTCCTGAAATGAGCCGTTTTCTCCACAACGATGATATTCCATCAAATTAACTCAGATACCACCTGCTTTGGCTTCCTCgttaaaggaagggaaaggagctCGCATAAAAGCCCAAGGCACATGTCACCACCAATGCAGCCCACATGTCTGCAAGAATCAGCTATGACCTTATCTGGTTTCCAAGCCAGTTGGCACATGACCTTGTACTCTACCCAGCATATTAGTGTCCTGAGTCTCTACCATAAAACTTCCCCGGAACCCATGGTGGGAAGACACTGCGATCTAGTGTTTCTATTCAGACAATCAGCAAATACACAGAAGCACATGTGGTCCCCATGCACAATactatcaaataaaaaaatacatattgttaCAATACAACCTTTGGAATCACTGACTAAAATATAGCCATGTgagtatttttaaagtcttcacataattatatatttgttaaGAAAAATAACACAGCATAAGTATTTTACTTAAAGACATTTCAGCTAAAAACATCCCACGGGTAAATACAAGATGTGTACAATACCATTCTCTCCCCTCCTTCTTTCATTGCTTTCTTGGGATGGTACTATTCCCTAACTTTTGTTCCTGACCCTACGTCGTAATGCTGCTTCCCCATAACGCTCCCACGTGATGCCTCTACTAAAACTGGATCAGATGTGACAGAGCCAGCCTGGCTCTGTCCTTCTGCTCCTTTGCTTTTAATAGTAGTATGCTGAATTGGGGATCTGCATCCTGCTTTATAACAGAGATGAATCCCcccaaaaacacaaacaaacaaaaatagctgGACAGCAAAAACTTAGAATTGCCTCAGCTCTTACAAATTAGAAAATAGTCCTTTTTCTCCAGTATGGCCTCTCAATTGATGGGAATAAAATAAGGCTGAAATTGCTTTTCACATTCTGGCTCTGTTGGGGGCATTTTCACATAAACGCCTGTAGTAAGAGGGCTTCTTTTCTTTAGCTgccaaatataaaaagaaacaatcatTAGTACTGAGGAATACAGAAGCCACCTCTAACTGTAAGAGGATTCAACAAATATTGGGTCCCTACCCCCACTGAAAAATGGATGTTCACAACATGCAAAATTATAAGCCTCAGGAGATTTTCTTGATTCatctattaaaattcattttgtgtAAATAACCCTGTGCTATTGacataaaatagaaatcattttcCCTGACTGggagataaaagaaagaaactctgaaAAAGCTTTAGAAAGAACTTCCAAAATGCCTATGATAATTGACTGCATCTTGTTTGTCAGGGGATGCGCTTGATAAGATAATAAACTTCAATTATTCTCTTTGAGAACTGTATTCCTCATCTCTACTCATATACTTTTGATTAGTTTTTTCTCTGTCCACACTGATTTCCAGTTTTTATCACCTCAGTAAACCGAGGTCTGATCTACCAGTCTGTGTGGCAGTTTGTAGCAAATGAGGTAGAAAGAAGCTACTGCAACAGAACAGATTATAGACGATCTGGGAATAGtgtgtgggggtgagggagggaaagATGCAGGGAGGAAGTGAGTGaaagaggtgagggagggatcgaggaaggggagaaaatgtttgtgatGGCAAAGCCAGCCATAGGCAAAGGAGGCTGAAAGTGACTATCAGAGAGGAATTGTGACAGGAGGACTGATTCCATACGTCTGTCTCTTCTACAACAGCTGCAGTAAATAAAAACTGGGTTCTCCTTTACTGTGCTGGAGAGGAGGGTAGACTTGCCAGTCAGGCAGACTGGGTAACAGGGCGCCCTGGATGGGGATTATGTGGACGCCTACAGCTTAGACAAGGAAGGCTCAAGTAGTGGGCCGCAGAGAGATGGCTTCCAGGTGAAGTGGGGGACATTAACCACCCAGGTGATCTTCTCCAGCAACATTTTGCCCAACCTCATTTTGGGTTTCAGGGTTATAAAAACTCAAGTACAATTGTCATGGAGATAAAGAGCAAAACAGCTGCCCCGTGTTATTCACACAGTTACTCAAACTGAAACCTTGTGCAAAAgcacacaaacattcaatgtcaAACACACTCATCTAAAATATTAGTCATCCTGAAACCTCAAAGGCCAATGCCAAGGGTTCCAGTGTGCTCTTTACCACTGTCCTTGCTCTTCTTCATTTATTGCTTCATCTCAAGAGAACTCGACTCAACAGTGTCACCTGGTCAGTTATCGTCACTAAAGGCATCCCGACCAAGGATGGGGCATTGCCCGCATTGCACTCACCATTTTGCTCAAAGAAACAGCTGTGATGAGGAAGCTGTAGAAAAACAACCCTGAACTAAGTGCTGCCAGGATCCAGAGGAGGAAATCAGAATCCGGGCACGGTTCTGGATCTGCAATAGAGAACAAAGCAGAGCGTCCCTGAGATGCTTTCTAAATTCTAGGGCCCTACTCCCCCGCACTGGTGAGAAAAGGAATAAGTTCAAGCTGCCAAACCTTGATGTCCACCCCCAGATAGAATCACTGGCCCCCAGGTAAGTCTGTGTCTTGGGGCTAATTGGCTAGGAGTTTCAGATCAAAGGCCAAGGCCAGATTTCATGCTGGCCATCACTCCAGAGTGAGTGCCCCCAGCCTGCATGGAGGAAAGGCACCTTCCTCGACTTATTTTATAGTCAGAAAGCTGTTGTCTCACCATCCATACTAAGCAGGACTACCACATGGTATGccagagaattctttttttcattaatttttattggagtagaggtgctttacaatgctgtgccagtttcaagtgtagagcaaagtgaatcagctatatgtatacatatatccctttgtgtttttttaatttccttcccattttgatcaccacagagcactgagtggaggCCCCCGAGctgtgcagtaggttctcattagttacctattttatacataatatccaGCGAGCGTATATGTTGATCTCAGTCTCCCATTCATCCTACCACCCGCCTCTTTCCCCTCtcggtgtccatacatttgttctccatgtctgtgccAGAGAACTCTTAAAGAGAATTCCCACAATCCTAAACATGAACAACCCAAAATCAAGGGGCAAATCTGTTTGCATGGCAAAGAAGAGACAGCAATGCAAAAAGTGTCGGTCAGTGATGCTCACCAATGACGTAAATCTGGGTTCCATTGCCCAGGCCTACGTAGTAGGGCGGCGGGTACATGAGCTCCACTTTGCAGACATAGAGCCCAGTGTCCATAGCCCTCAGCCCTTGGATGGTGAGGTTCACTTTGTTTCCTCTGGAGGTGCCGATGCAAGTGGAATCATCCAGGAAGGTTAGCTCATCCTCCACCATGTAGGTCCCAGCACAGACTTCGGTCACCTGGCTGCCTGCCTTCCGCAGCACTGTCACCCGGACCTCTTCAGCTTTGCCTGAAGACTCATATTCACACGGGAAGCTGGCAACACCCCGGCTGCTAGCCAGCACCACTGGAGGCTGGGTCACATGCATCCCTAATGTGGGAAAACCAAAGGGAAATCAATGAACTCAAGCTCACCCACCACCAGGTCTAGGCAAACCCTTGGGCAGGGTGAAGTTGATCTCTGATCGCCCCCCCAGCTTCACCTGTCAACTCTTCTCTCCCCCATCAACAAACCcatcaccctccccacccctcctctcttCCATCCACCCAAGTGCCCCCTCCATC carries:
- the CTLA4 gene encoding cytotoxic T-lymphocyte protein 4 isoform X1 — protein: MACSGFQSHGTWRASHTWPCIALFFLLFIPVFSKGMHVTQPPVVLASSRGVASFPCEYESSGKAEEVRVTVLRKAGSQVTEVCAGTYMVEDELTFLDDSTCIGTSRGNKVNLTIQGLRAMDTGLYVCKVELMYPPPYYVGLGNGTQIYVIDPEPCPDSDFLLWILAALSSGLFFYSFLITAVSLSKMLKKRSPLTTGVYVKMPPTEPECEKQFQPYFIPIN
- the CTLA4 gene encoding cytotoxic T-lymphocyte protein 4 isoform X2; amino-acid sequence: MACSGFQSHGTWRASHTWPCIALFFLLFIPVFSKGMHVTQPPVVLASSRGVASFPCEYESSGKAEEVRVTVLRKAGSQVTEVCAGTYMVEDELTFLDDSTCIGTSRGNKVNLTIQGLRAMDTGLYVCKVELMYPPPYYVGLGNGTQIYVIAKEKKPSYYRRLCENAPNRARM